A window from Candidatus Gracilibacteria bacterium encodes these proteins:
- the atpD gene encoding F0F1 ATP synthase subunit beta — protein sequence MPVGKIVRIIGVVVDAYFADHVPAQYSALHTEGPAGRVVLEVLAHLGNGVVRTVAMTTTDGLAVGLEVVDTQKQIQTPVGKGVLGRVLNVTGDLIDGGAELPAGTEYRGIHAEPPTLSEQNPTVEIFETGIKVVDLLCPFIKGGKVALFGGAGVGKTVIMQELIHNVAMAHGGYSVFAGVGERSREGNDLIGEMKESGVIDKLAMVFGQMNEPPGARMRVALTGLTIAEKFRDDGLDILMFVDNIFRFTQAGAEVSALLGRLPSAVGYQPTLATDMAALQERITSTKKGSITSVQAVYVPADDLTDPAPATTFAHLDATIVLSRKQASMGLFPAVDPLDSTSTALKADIVGEEHYAVATQVRQLLQRYKELQDVIAILGMDELSEEDKKAVYRARKIQKFLSQNFFVAEQFTSMPGQFYKVADTVRGFKEILEGKYDHIDEQLFYMAVSIEDVIAKHEASKK from the coding sequence ATGCCCGTTGGTAAAATCGTTCGTATCATTGGAGTGGTTGTGGATGCGTATTTTGCAGACCATGTACCCGCTCAATATTCCGCGCTTCACACGGAAGGCCCTGCCGGCCGAGTGGTGCTCGAAGTGTTGGCTCACCTTGGGAATGGAGTGGTTCGAACGGTAGCGATGACGACCACGGACGGACTCGCGGTTGGACTCGAAGTTGTGGATACTCAAAAGCAAATTCAAACGCCGGTTGGAAAGGGAGTGCTCGGACGAGTGCTCAATGTGACGGGAGATTTGATCGATGGTGGAGCCGAGTTGCCTGCCGGAACGGAATACCGAGGAATTCATGCGGAACCTCCAACCCTTTCCGAACAAAATCCAACGGTAGAAATTTTTGAAACGGGTATTAAAGTGGTGGATCTTTTGTGTCCCTTCATTAAGGGAGGAAAGGTGGCGCTGTTCGGAGGAGCCGGAGTGGGAAAAACCGTGATCATGCAAGAATTGATTCACAATGTGGCGATGGCGCATGGAGGATATTCCGTGTTTGCCGGAGTGGGGGAACGAAGTCGTGAAGGAAATGATTTGATTGGAGAAATGAAGGAAAGCGGCGTTATCGACAAGCTCGCCATGGTGTTCGGACAAATGAACGAACCTCCCGGGGCGCGCATGCGTGTGGCTCTCACGGGTCTGACCATCGCGGAAAAATTCCGTGATGATGGACTCGACATTCTGATGTTCGTGGACAATATTTTCCGCTTCACTCAGGCCGGAGCCGAGGTGTCTGCTTTGCTCGGCCGTTTGCCTTCCGCTGTGGGTTACCAACCTACGCTTGCAACCGATATGGCTGCACTTCAAGAACGCATCACCTCCACTAAAAAGGGTTCTATTACTTCCGTGCAAGCGGTGTATGTACCTGCGGACGATTTGACCGATCCTGCGCCCGCTACGACTTTCGCTCACTTGGATGCCACCATCGTGCTTTCACGAAAACAAGCATCCATGGGTCTTTTCCCGGCTGTGGATCCCCTCGATTCCACTTCCACCGCTCTCAAGGCGGACATCGTGGGAGAGGAACACTACGCTGTGGCTACGCAAGTTCGTCAGTTGCTCCAACGCTACAAAGAACTCCAGGATGTTATTGCGATTCTGGGTATGGATGAACTTTCCGAAGAAGATAAAAAGGCCGTGTATCGCGCTCGAAAGATCCAAAAATTCCTTTCTCAAAACTTCTTCGTTGCCGAACAATTCACCAGCATGCCTGGTCAATTCTACAAGGTGGCCGACACCGTTCGTGGCTTCAAGGAAATCTTGGAAGGTAAGTACGACCACATCGACGAACAACTCTTCTACATGGCCGTTTCCATCGAAGATGTGATTGCTAAACATGAGGCTTCTAAAAAATAA
- a CDS encoding F0F1 ATP synthase subunit epsilon — protein MSEFHLTIRTPEKDVFDGKVSSLSFNTELGRVQILAHHANFTTTLQFSPVKIEDPVDNRDQNFLARSGIFSFDHKKNEALLLCLFCEEQSQVSYQTTEEYLKFLTAELAKGDLSDFQVLFLKGERLAVEKQMKAVK, from the coding sequence ATGAGTGAATTTCACCTTACAATTCGGACGCCGGAGAAAGATGTTTTTGATGGCAAAGTGAGCTCGCTGAGTTTCAACACGGAGCTCGGGCGGGTGCAGATTTTGGCGCATCATGCCAATTTCACCACGACTTTGCAGTTTTCGCCGGTGAAAATAGAAGACCCGGTGGACAATCGGGATCAGAACTTTTTAGCCCGCAGTGGAATCTTTAGTTTTGATCACAAAAAGAACGAGGCTTTGCTCTTGTGTCTATTCTGTGAAGAACAAAGCCAAGTGAGCTACCAGACCACTGAAGAATACTTGAAATTCCTCACCGCTGAATTGGCGAAAGGAGATCTTAGTGATTTCCAAGTACTCTTCCTCAAAGGAGAAAGATTGGCGGTGGAAAAGCAGATGAAGGCGGTCAAGTAA
- the atpA gene encoding F0F1 ATP synthase subunit alpha codes for MAKETLHQFLAHIETALTQSEEASEAGGNHGVIQSYKDGVIWIKGLSNLKMNEVVKIEGVEVEALVMNLEKDSAYALVLQANRGVREGLFVRATGQSMSLPVSEELLGRVVDPLGTPLDGQSPIKGDKRMPHEAPAPSVMVRKSVHQPVQTGIVAIDSLIPVGRGQRELIIGDRQTGKTTIAIDTIINQKDQNMVCIYVAIGQRESRTAQVIETLKRHGAMDYTIVVSAPAASSAVMQYLAPYAGCAVGEYFMAKGKDVLVIYDDLSKHAVAYREMSLLLRRPPGREAYPGDVFYLHSRLLERAAKLNDENGGGSLTALPIIETQAADVSAYIPTNVISITDGQIFLEPQLFNKGIRPAINVGISVSRVGGAAQTKIIKKVSGSVKLDLAQYYELEAFSQFASELDASTKAQLTRGKRVVEALKQGVNQPLKLWQEAFVLYSATKGYLDSIEAEEVGPKVKALYALVESSHSDLVKEIETKKELSAEIESSMKGIIEKFFNA; via the coding sequence ATGGCTAAAGAAACTTTACATCAATTTCTGGCTCACATTGAGACCGCGCTCACGCAGTCTGAAGAAGCTAGTGAGGCCGGCGGAAACCATGGGGTTATTCAGTCTTATAAAGACGGAGTAATTTGGATTAAAGGCCTTTCCAATTTAAAAATGAACGAGGTAGTGAAAATTGAAGGTGTAGAAGTGGAAGCGCTCGTGATGAATCTTGAAAAAGACTCTGCGTACGCTCTGGTACTGCAGGCTAATCGTGGAGTTCGTGAAGGACTCTTCGTTCGCGCGACTGGACAATCCATGTCTCTTCCCGTGAGTGAAGAACTCCTCGGACGCGTGGTGGACCCTCTTGGGACTCCGCTCGATGGACAAAGCCCCATTAAAGGGGACAAGCGGATGCCACATGAGGCTCCGGCTCCATCCGTGATGGTTCGAAAATCCGTGCACCAACCGGTGCAGACCGGAATCGTGGCCATCGACTCTTTGATTCCCGTAGGTCGTGGACAACGCGAACTTATTATTGGAGATCGTCAGACCGGTAAAACAACGATTGCAATCGACACTATCATCAATCAAAAAGACCAAAATATGGTCTGTATTTATGTCGCTATTGGACAACGCGAATCTCGCACTGCTCAGGTTATTGAGACCTTGAAACGACACGGAGCCATGGATTACACCATTGTGGTGTCTGCTCCCGCCGCTTCTTCCGCCGTTATGCAATACTTGGCGCCTTATGCCGGATGTGCCGTTGGAGAATATTTTATGGCCAAAGGAAAAGATGTGCTCGTGATTTACGACGATCTTTCCAAGCACGCTGTGGCTTACCGTGAAATGTCCTTGCTGCTCCGCCGACCTCCCGGACGCGAAGCGTACCCTGGAGATGTATTCTACCTCCACTCCCGCTTGCTCGAACGAGCCGCTAAGCTCAACGATGAAAATGGAGGAGGAAGTCTCACGGCTTTGCCCATCATTGAAACGCAGGCCGCGGATGTTTCCGCGTACATTCCTACGAATGTGATTTCTATTACAGACGGACAAATCTTCTTGGAACCTCAACTTTTCAACAAGGGTATTCGTCCCGCTATTAATGTGGGTATCTCCGTTTCCCGTGTGGGAGGTGCAGCTCAAACCAAGATCATTAAGAAAGTGTCCGGATCTGTGAAGCTCGACCTTGCGCAGTATTACGAATTGGAAGCGTTCTCTCAATTTGCTTCTGAACTCGATGCTTCGACCAAGGCTCAGCTCACTCGTGGAAAACGCGTGGTGGAAGCTTTGAAGCAAGGCGTGAATCAACCCCTCAAGTTGTGGCAAGAAGCCTTTGTGCTTTACAGCGCGACCAAGGGTTACCTCGATAGCATTGAGGCCGAAGAAGTGGGTCCAAAAGTGAAGGCACTCTACGCTCTTGTGGAAAGTAGCCATTCAGATTTGGTGAAGGAAATTGAGACCAAAAAAGAACTCAGTGCTGAAATTGAAAGCAGCATGAAAGGTATTATTGAGAAATTCTTTAACGCTTAA
- a CDS encoding quinone-dependent dihydroorotate dehydrogenase, with amino-acid sequence MKDTLVKIRNKFLGWKYAHFLKPIFFKMDPEFVHDRFTFMGRLLGSNPVTRGLTRVLFGYSHPMLEQTILGIHFKNPIGLSAGFDKDGLLTKIIPCTGFGYEEMGSITGEPCEGNPKPRLWRHPDKKALRVYYGLKNDGAVAIAKRLKKQRFAFPIGTSIAKTNCKETCETEAGIQDYAKAFTAFAHIGDYFTINISCPNAFGGQPFTDEDRLEKLLTALDQIPTQKPIFIKLSPDLTHSELDTIVDCASRYTVHGFISTNLTKKHDLGLGGLSGKAVEDLSNEQLKYLYKKTRGKFVLIGCGGIFTAKDAYEKIKAGASLLQLITGMIYQGPQSISEINRGLVHLLKKDGYSSLQAAIGKSVDGCIVKPMAEKRILAITGFENFSIPKPPEGYTGEPIGIITNPSGAIIEEIRENPKLKRVLMEAAEADTLLVQILRLPLPNIGNPQIARDFLESELIRGVYRKLGKKGAILSLGQGHLEKGPLIEQQFGNKLILPGGDTAIINASEDPEARTEPREGPARVVTALEARFPSVALSSNAGPFYCNEAGKLNDDKFGDKALFVHLPMLTIERQRRIYFDMFPEYCASKGLTRVEQIPCPSTAENLAFVEALLKVWKPFTGPPSSAFPPPIFLLGGRVLGNH; translated from the coding sequence ATGAAGGACACTTTAGTTAAAATTCGAAACAAATTCCTGGGCTGGAAATATGCTCATTTCCTCAAGCCGATTTTCTTTAAAATGGATCCGGAATTTGTGCACGACCGCTTCACTTTTATGGGCCGTTTACTGGGAAGCAACCCCGTCACTCGCGGCCTCACCCGAGTCCTCTTTGGTTATTCCCACCCCATGCTTGAGCAAACCATTCTCGGCATTCACTTTAAAAACCCCATCGGCCTTTCCGCCGGTTTTGACAAAGACGGCCTCCTCACTAAAATCATTCCCTGCACAGGCTTCGGCTACGAAGAAATGGGCTCCATTACCGGAGAGCCTTGTGAGGGAAATCCCAAACCCAGGCTCTGGCGCCACCCCGATAAAAAAGCGTTACGAGTCTATTACGGCCTCAAAAACGACGGCGCAGTCGCCATTGCCAAACGGCTCAAAAAACAGCGCTTCGCCTTCCCCATTGGCACCAGCATCGCCAAGACCAATTGCAAGGAAACTTGTGAAACGGAGGCGGGCATCCAAGATTACGCCAAGGCTTTCACAGCCTTCGCCCACATTGGCGACTACTTCACCATCAACATAAGCTGCCCCAATGCCTTCGGCGGACAACCCTTCACGGATGAGGACCGCCTTGAAAAACTGCTCACCGCTCTCGATCAAATCCCAACCCAAAAACCCATTTTCATCAAACTCTCCCCGGACCTCACCCACTCCGAGCTGGACACCATTGTGGACTGCGCAAGCCGCTACACCGTTCACGGTTTCATTTCCACCAATCTCACTAAAAAACACGATTTGGGCCTCGGCGGCCTCAGCGGAAAAGCCGTGGAAGATCTTTCCAATGAACAGCTTAAATATCTCTACAAAAAGACCCGCGGAAAATTTGTACTCATCGGCTGCGGTGGCATTTTCACCGCAAAGGATGCCTACGAAAAAATCAAAGCCGGCGCCTCCCTACTCCAGCTGATCACCGGGATGATCTACCAAGGCCCCCAAAGCATCAGCGAAATCAACCGCGGCCTCGTCCACCTCTTAAAAAAGGACGGTTACTCCTCACTCCAAGCGGCTATTGGCAAAAGCGTGGATTGATGTATAGTAAAGCCTATGGCAGAAAAACGCATCCTCGCAATAACCGGCTTCGAAAATTTTTCTATCCCAAAGCCACCTGAGGGCTATACGGGGGAACCTATTGGAATCATCACAAATCCATCCGGTGCAATCATTGAAGAAATACGAGAAAACCCAAAACTCAAGCGAGTTTTAATGGAAGCCGCGGAAGCAGATACCCTCCTCGTACAAATACTACGCCTTCCTCTACCTAATATAGGGAACCCTCAAATCGCCAGAGACTTCTTGGAGTCCGAGCTTATTAGGGGAGTCTACAGAAAGCTCGGTAAAAAGGGAGCCATACTTTCCCTTGGCCAGGGCCATCTTGAAAAAGGCCCACTCATTGAACAGCAATTCGGCAATAAACTCATACTACCGGGAGGAGACACCGCCATTATAAACGCATCAGAAGACCCCGAAGCCAGGACGGAGCCAAGAGAGGGTCCAGCGCGAGTAGTAACTGCATTAGAAGCGCGGTTCCCTTCCGTAGCATTGAGCTCAAATGCGGGACCTTTTTATTGCAATGAAGCCGGAAAACTCAATGATGATAAGTTTGGTGACAAAGCTCTATTTGTGCATCTACCTATGCTAACAATCGAGAGACAAAGACGAATATATTTCGACATGTTCCCAGAGTACTGTGCGTCAAAAGGCCTCACGAGAGTAGAGCAAATCCCCTGTCCCTCCACGGCAGAAAATCTAGCCTTCGTAGAAGCACTGCTCAAGGTTTGGAAACCGTTTACTTGACCGCCTTCATCTGCTTTTCCACCGCCAATCTTTCTCCTTTGAGGAAGAGTACTTGGAAATCACTAA
- the atpG gene encoding ATP synthase F1 subunit gamma: MSGSLLEIRKRIGSVKNTRKITKAMQLVAASKMRQFQKRAVSARRYVWDLIDLLEENILVQSSYTEKREKGQVLFVLYTSDKGLCGSLNTKLINGLFRSERWNSLAEDERMLVTLGKKGTDFARNNKIHIDKHFIGVPEKMNNVEALKLVDELLGFWRSGAAKEIILVAPHYKNSFTFYPVLKTFLPFTREMVESNIGTEENKHRRNKKPDDLMIYEPSKEFVVSRLHEQVVSSLFLESFLELKASEYSSRMMAMQSATDAADKITAALSLQYNKARQQAITQEIAELVGASAAISN; the protein is encoded by the coding sequence ATGTCCGGTTCATTACTCGAAATTCGAAAGCGGATCGGCAGCGTAAAAAATACGCGCAAGATCACCAAGGCTATGCAGCTTGTGGCTGCGAGCAAGATGCGTCAGTTCCAAAAACGCGCTGTTTCTGCACGACGATATGTCTGGGATCTTATTGATCTTTTGGAAGAAAATATTTTAGTGCAAAGCTCGTACACCGAGAAACGAGAAAAAGGACAGGTGCTCTTTGTGCTCTACACTTCCGATAAAGGACTGTGTGGATCCCTCAACACCAAGCTCATCAACGGACTTTTCCGCAGCGAGCGATGGAACAGTTTGGCAGAGGATGAACGCATGCTCGTGACCCTGGGTAAAAAGGGAACTGACTTTGCCCGCAACAACAAGATTCACATCGACAAGCATTTTATTGGAGTGCCTGAAAAAATGAACAATGTGGAGGCGCTGAAATTGGTGGATGAACTGCTTGGATTTTGGCGCAGTGGGGCGGCTAAGGAAATTATTCTGGTGGCTCCGCACTACAAAAACTCTTTCACTTTTTATCCTGTGCTCAAGACTTTCCTCCCGTTCACTCGGGAGATGGTGGAGAGCAATATTGGGACTGAAGAAAACAAGCACCGTCGCAATAAAAAGCCCGACGATTTGATGATTTACGAACCCAGCAAAGAATTTGTGGTGAGTCGTTTGCACGAACAAGTGGTGTCCTCACTCTTCTTGGAATCTTTCTTGGAACTCAAAGCCAGCGAATATTCCAGCCGTATGATGGCCATGCAAAGTGCCACCGATGCCGCCGACAAAATCACGGCCGCTCTCTCCCTTCAATACAACAAAGCTCGTCAGCAAGCCATCACGCAAGAAATTGCCGAATTGGTGGGTGCGAGTGCCGCAATATCTAACTAA
- a CDS encoding exonuclease domain-containing protein: MFVCLDLETTGLSAQDDHIIEVAIVRFDHEKIVDEWSSLVKPSVSIPAFTMHLTGINNEMVKDAPSLAELKAIILEKLGDYPIMGHFIPFDIGFLNAKGFGLTNAPLDTCQLAQAFLAKEPSYSLEVLCQKLNICQVSAHRALDDVKANIDLFWRISSHVRALSQNEKETVRPLLEKSDWPWAVHLLPLLDETGGEKIPPTEDADRAVHSEVHANLSELSQDLTPPFLLEERSHTYQDLLAYALAQDKKSLLVVAAPEKVPPHADAGILKHPSYYLDEERFHSFLKKERLNGVETMIGVKMSLWLLETETGEKSELRFIKEEKEIWFDLACQEGGTPQSFFARAQNKGLEKKVMVVSHQYLLKDRSRKDPLLELPEHLIVGEVEQLVQALEEAWHIRLSETRFIQDLHRLKKDNPTAEELIDALATKVSILFGFLGMMLQNQGTPNDPRHALVLEAHHFNTTEWNKVKGSAQSIENAAAALGESCKETPNLEEFTRYLLYLTKILQMDSPLLWLSFSKEGQPIVHAFPKNTHEIFVERVWKAVPNLHLFANHGNLKDDFAFLKQELGLPPETLFKSAEEIFPLPLYYPETPIKNPNDAQNIEEAVNELKKWLTEQEGNAIIIANSMTTAEQFFYKLAKPCKELGRKLLVQNLSGGMGKITKLSGKTDGKNVFVGNESFLDFLLEEGINLSFLALHRIPFSSPEDPIQKARTARLKDAYKEFTLPQAGLRYATLLRHFLGNEWKGKKILVLDPRIHDYEGHFS; this comes from the coding sequence ATGTTTGTTTGTTTAGATTTAGAAACCACGGGGCTCAGCGCGCAAGATGACCACATCATTGAAGTGGCTATTGTTCGTTTCGACCACGAAAAGATTGTGGACGAATGGTCCAGCCTGGTAAAACCCTCTGTCAGTATTCCCGCCTTCACCATGCATCTCACGGGGATTAATAATGAAATGGTTAAAGATGCGCCAAGTTTGGCGGAACTCAAGGCCATCATCCTGGAAAAACTCGGCGACTACCCGATTATGGGACATTTTATCCCCTTTGATATTGGTTTTTTAAACGCCAAAGGATTCGGCCTTACGAATGCTCCACTGGACACCTGCCAATTGGCCCAAGCTTTTTTGGCCAAAGAGCCCAGCTACAGCCTGGAAGTCCTCTGCCAGAAGCTTAATATTTGCCAGGTGAGCGCTCACCGCGCCCTGGACGATGTGAAGGCGAATATAGACTTATTCTGGCGCATTTCTTCTCATGTCCGTGCACTCTCACAAAACGAAAAGGAAACCGTGCGCCCCCTTCTTGAAAAGAGCGACTGGCCTTGGGCTGTACACTTGCTCCCATTATTGGACGAAACCGGCGGCGAAAAAATCCCTCCCACGGAGGACGCCGATCGTGCCGTTCACAGCGAAGTGCACGCCAATTTGAGTGAACTCAGCCAAGACCTTACCCCTCCATTTTTGCTCGAAGAACGGAGCCACACCTACCAAGATCTTTTGGCGTACGCCCTGGCCCAAGATAAAAAATCTCTCCTCGTGGTGGCCGCTCCGGAAAAAGTACCGCCCCATGCGGACGCAGGAATTTTAAAACATCCGAGCTATTATTTGGATGAAGAGCGCTTCCATTCTTTCCTTAAAAAAGAGCGCCTCAATGGAGTGGAAACCATGATCGGGGTGAAAATGAGCCTTTGGCTTTTGGAAACCGAAACGGGAGAAAAATCAGAGCTACGATTCATCAAAGAGGAAAAGGAAATTTGGTTCGACCTGGCTTGCCAAGAAGGTGGAACGCCTCAATCCTTTTTTGCCCGTGCGCAAAACAAAGGACTGGAGAAAAAAGTGATGGTGGTGAGCCATCAATATCTTTTAAAAGACCGCAGTCGCAAAGATCCACTGCTTGAGCTGCCCGAGCATTTGATTGTGGGAGAAGTCGAGCAATTGGTGCAAGCTCTGGAAGAAGCGTGGCACATACGACTCAGTGAAACACGGTTCATCCAAGATTTACACAGACTCAAAAAAGACAATCCCACTGCCGAAGAACTCATCGACGCCTTGGCCACAAAAGTGTCCATCCTCTTTGGATTCCTCGGCATGATGCTGCAAAATCAAGGGACCCCCAATGACCCTCGGCACGCCCTGGTTTTGGAAGCCCATCATTTCAACACCACGGAATGGAACAAAGTGAAAGGTTCCGCCCAGTCCATCGAAAATGCGGCGGCGGCGCTGGGTGAATCATGCAAAGAAACACCAAACCTGGAAGAATTCACGCGGTACCTCCTCTACCTCACCAAAATCCTACAAATGGACAGTCCGCTCCTTTGGCTTTCTTTCAGCAAAGAAGGTCAGCCCATTGTTCATGCCTTTCCAAAAAATACGCATGAAATTTTTGTGGAACGCGTATGGAAAGCCGTGCCGAACTTACACCTTTTTGCAAACCATGGAAACTTAAAAGATGACTTCGCTTTCCTCAAGCAAGAGCTGGGACTCCCACCGGAAACTCTGTTCAAATCCGCGGAAGAAATCTTTCCCCTCCCCCTCTACTATCCAGAAACCCCCATCAAAAATCCGAACGATGCGCAAAACATTGAAGAAGCCGTAAACGAACTTAAAAAGTGGCTGACGGAACAAGAGGGAAATGCCATCATCATCGCCAATTCCATGACCACGGCGGAACAATTTTTCTACAAACTGGCGAAACCCTGCAAAGAATTGGGCCGCAAACTTTTGGTCCAAAACCTAAGTGGAGGGATGGGCAAAATCACAAAGCTTTCCGGAAAAACCGATGGGAAAAATGTATTCGTTGGGAACGAAAGTTTCTTGGACTTCCTTCTGGAAGAGGGCATCAATCTCTCCTTTTTGGCCCTGCACCGCATTCCATTCAGCAGCCCGGAGGACCCCATACAAAAAGCACGTACCGCTCGCTTGAAAGATGCCTACAAAGAGTTCACACTGCCCCAGGCGGGATTGCGGTATGCAACGCTGCTCCGGCACTTTTTGGGCAATGAATGGAAGGGCAAAAAAATCCTCGTTTTAGATCCTCGCATCCACGACTATGAAGGACACTTTAGTTAA